In a genomic window of Polyodon spathula isolate WHYD16114869_AA chromosome 21, ASM1765450v1, whole genome shotgun sequence:
- the LOC121296036 gene encoding coilin-like — MAAPGFSNAVRVRLHFDYPPPATPGCRMSWLFIDLNKCRVVTDVTSIIRDKFDFSRRTALDLFIEDCFLPPNESIYIIRDNDSIRVKAEGFLPALNCNEPSGPSPCKGQKRRRSVEDMPSERDHTKKSKKKKSSRETPDLTAQPEEGERTEHRAEKKRKKEKKTREESTEKEHSQRKKAEPKEKASAADTGSRDGKKPSSCSVKSSAAPSPKPAAAAGKKPSCNRPAPDSSNSSSTDSDSSEDQPASKREQSKTPQSTRAQPKPGTASRGASAKRAPAPSKPVIASAPAPSKPGITSASVPSKPVNVGAASAEGSKQSEVTKAGLVSSVSLSARETPTPAQAETSSSDSSSDDKFVIKKPQTVSGVNRAVIGNGWGRETPLGVGRGSLLGEGRGLGRGGGRFPWRGSVGRGLRGGRTRGTMGQCFSYDYNGSQQQQEKQHLTEKALNTSAVLQYHAEEAPKKDYSSCPLLAAPPQMGQKIAFKLLELTENYTPEVSEYKEGKIIHYIPNTNQVELEILSSDAVCKEPGKFDLVYHTPDGAREIEYAVPRGSNRVTERWDSLIEPRLIIEPGSLPAAGAIG, encoded by the exons ATGGCAGCCCCCGGCTTCAGCAATGCTGTGCGAGTTAGACTTCACTTTGACTACCCTCCCCCGGCCACACCGGGCTGCCGCATGTCCTGGCTGTTCATCGACCTGAACAAGTGTAGGGTGGTCACCGATGTGACGAGTATCATCAGAGACAAGTTTGATTTCAGCCGTAGGACAGCGCTAGATCTCTTCATTGAAGACTGCTTCTTACCGCCCAACGAGAGCATCTACATCATCAGAGATAACGACAGCATCAG GGTGAAAGCTGAAGGTTTTCTGCCTGCACTGAATTGCAATGAGCCCAGCGGGCCCTCTCCCTGCAAGGGGCAGAAGAGGCGCAGGTCTGTTGAGGACATGCCCTCGGAGAGAGATCACACCAAGAAGAGCAAGAAGAAAAAGAGTAGCAGGGAGACCCCTGATCTGACGGCACAGCCCGAAGAGGGGGAGCGCACAGAGCACCGGGCTGAGAAGAAAAGGAAGAAGGAGAAAAAGACGAGGGAGGAATCCACAGAGAAAGAGCACAGCCAGAGAAAAAAGGCGGAGCCAAAGGAGAAGGCGTCCGCTGCAGATACAGGCAGCAGGGATGGGAagaagcccagcagctgctctgtTAAGAGCTCTGCCGCTCCGTCCCCAAAAccagctgctgctgcaggtaaGAAACCCTCCTGCAACAGGCCAGCCCCGGACTCCTCCAACTCCAGCAGCACCGACAGCGACAGCAGCGAGGATCAACCGGCTTCCAAGAGAGAGCAGAGCAAGACTCCACAGAGTACTAGAGCCCAGCCCAAGCCAGGCACTGCAAGCAGGGGCGCTTCTGCTAAACGAGCACCTGCCCCATCCAAACCAGTGATTGCCAGTGCACCTGCTCCATCCAAACCAGGGATCACAAGTGCATCTGTCCCATCAAAACCAGTGAATGTCGGGGCTGCTTCAGCCGAAGGCTCGAAGCAGAGTGAGGTGACAAAGGCAGGGCTTGTGTCGTCTGTGTCGCTGTCAGCCAGAGAGACTCCTACCCCAGCCCAGGCTGAGACCTCCAGTTCTGACAGCAGCTCTGACGACAAGTTTGTGATCAAGAAGCCCCAGACTGTTTCAGGAGTGAACAGGGCTGTGATTGGCAATGGCTGGGGCAGGGAGACCCCTCTTGGGGTGGGAAGGGGGTCCCtgctgggggaggggaggggtttggGGCGAGGGGGTGGCAGGTTCCCATGGAGAGGTTCTGTGGGCCGGGGGCTGAGAGGAGGCAGGACAAGAGGGACCATGGGACAGTGTTTCTCTTACGATTATAATGGAAGTCAGCAGCAACAGGAGAAGCAGCACTTAACTGAGAAGGCATTGAACACGTCTGCGGTATTGCAG TATCATGCAGAAGAAGCCCCCAAAAAAGATTACAGCTCCTGTCCTCTGCTCGCCGCACCTCCACAGATGGGACAGAAAATCGCTTTCAAG CTGCTAGAATTAACAGAAAACTACACGCCAGAAGTGTCTGAATACAAG GAAGGAAAGATTATTCACTACATCCCCAACACAAATCAAGTGGAGCTGGAGATCCTGTCCTCTGACGCTG tTTGTAAAGAGCCAGGAAAGTTTGATCTGGTGTACCACACTCCGGACGGGGCGAGAGAAATAGAGTATGCTGTCCCTAGAGGCTCCAACAGG GTGACGGAGAGATGGGATTCCCTGATTGAGCCTCGACTGATTATTGAACCTGGTAGTCTTCCTGCAGCTGGAGCGATTGGCTGA